The genomic stretch TTAAGCAGATAAGGCCTGGGAGATATGAGGGGAAAGACAAATGTATGCACATACTGTAGATAGGACATGGGATTTAGAATTTGAATATTCTGTAGGATGAGGGAATGATTTTACAGGCTGATAACTGATGGCTGCCTGGCTTAAGAAGACCTTAATACATTGTTTAAACTAAATAATGTAGATATTATAAGCCAAGGATGTGTCATATATTAACTAGACTAGATAATATAAACATAGTTACCTTGCTGACTTATTCTGATGAGATAATATGCCCATTATAGtttataaaattacaaaatatctTCATTACTTatatactatacacacacacacacacacacacactgtatatttactgtattttaaactaCACTATAAATACATGATTGTTTTCTAGAGAGAAACTGTGATTTTGTCCAGGCTTGGGACCAGCACAAACAGAACATTACTCAAAAATTTTAAGAGATTTGTCCTTGATTGAATAATAGAAAAAGAATAATCAGTCAAATACATTCTTGCAACGTGAATATGAAGTTGTTCAACAAACACACAGCCAGCAGAACGACACTACACTTTATATTTCCTTAATGCACTAAGAGTAGTTCCATCTGTCATAGACATGTGAAGCccgagaggtgtgtgtgtgggggggtgcaTTGGGGGTGCATTGGGTGACCCCCCTCCCTCCGCATGCACCCcattacacacatgcacacacaacatATTCTGCAGACTGGAGCTTTTCCCTTCTCTGCAACATTACATGCATGATTGCCAATGGGAGAACCATCAACCTTTAAAGTGTCATGTCTTTGTCTTGTGTCCCTGTTCAAAGCCGTACGACACACTGGCTGAAAAGAAACAACTCACAGTGCAAGTACAATACAGTGGTCTATAGTGTGCTGAAAATGCAATCAAATCACCAAACTCTAGAGGAGAAATGTGGATGACCAGCAGATTTCATGGTATGTTTCTTGCATATACATTTTATCCGCCAATGTTCAATCTACTGATTTTGTCATCCCAGGCTGAGTGATCAAGCAAATGTATTTCCTTGGCTGCATTGAGTTACACGTGATGCAGGATTTTTCTACGTTGACTTTTGTATGACTTGAAAataatgttgctgttttttatTGAAAGCTCTTCTTTGAGAAACTGAAAAACCTTCTACCGTTGTCCATTTTCAGCAATGTCTTTCAATGTGCAGACTATCACTGAATAAAATAATCACGTTATTATCGCAGTGTTAAATTAGCAAAGAAGTCCTGGTGATCCAGATACAGATGCTGTGAATGTCAAATATGATGCTGGGCCCATAATGAACTATTCCTGACAGTCACAGTGTTTGAGTGAGTATCACAATCATGAACTATATCTTCTCTTGTGCAACAATTTCCTaaagtacagtttctttgcCCACAGGTCCACAGTTGTGCAGAGGTAGGTGGGAAACTCCTGCGCTTGTGTCCTCTTCAACTTTAATCAAAAGTACACTGATGCCCGCTCGCTCGCCCGCCCCccgctttctctccctctctctcataaTAATGGCCCGCTGAAAATTCAGGAGGCAGGCTCCACATCAATCACTCGGCAGATTTGAGTCCAAtgcaataaatatgtaaatgaggaGAAGCCAATGTCTCGTAGCTTTGAGATCAGCgtgaggaagaaaaaaagagagagaaaaaaggggagGGGGGCTGTATTAATTGCCCATGGCCAGAGGAATCCTATTACTGTGGCCATTGATTATAAAATTGTATGTGTGAATGATTTTCATGCAGAAAGTGGaccagcagaggaggaagaggcaaaTGAGTGACTTGGGTGAGATATTCAAAGTGACATATGCAACAGTGAAGAAAGGACGAAATTCAAGTTCAAATGCAATTCAGATTAGACAATGACTACAGTATTATTTTTAAAGCACAATACTGTAACATTAGTGACTGCACATGAGcaagtttacatttatttagaaaTTTCAACAGATCTGATCTTGGAGTCAGAAATAAGAAATTTGTTTTACTGTGGATTATATTGgttgtgattttaaaaatgtgaaattaaaaatattttataaaagcTCTTACAGAAATACAGTATTTCAAATATTaacttattttaaatgtgatcaTTATCTCTCACAATATAGAAGGCTAAACAAATTACCAATTATCAATATTTTGTGTATGATTGAACAGTTAATGTAACTTTATACACACTATTCTAATGTATTTAGAGGAACTTTTTGTATGGAGTTGAAACAAAGGCGTTTGGAGCATGACTGTCTATTGTCATCCCCATCAGCCTCCAAATTTGAATAGATTTAGTGGCCGAGTGTTTGACATGCAAATCTCCCCTAATCGGGGCATTTTGTCCTGATAAACATGGATTAGTTTGATTACCAGCAGCACGCTGCTATAGCTGAACTGAAAATATTTAACATCCAGAGCTTAGGCATTCATTTTCATATTATGACAAAGGACTACAGGACAaagcacaaacacatttaatatgctgttttaatgtgtttgcatACACGTCTGATGGCTGCTTAGTGAAAGTAATACGTATTGGCCTTACAATAAGGATTAAGTAGAAGCAATATAGGCAACTTTGCATTACTTTTTcctatattttaaaatacaatacattcatcatataatgataatatttttacactattgtatattattttaaagaaacCATTTGTAATGATGTATAAAATATGTCAACTCTTTGCCTGCAGTTGGCATCAGTATTGTGATTTGATCAAATCGAATGCCTTTTCTTAATACTCTCTGTGCAAGAAACTAtgatagatacatttttaaaacaaataataatatctAAATCACTTCACATGTTGTGTTGCATTACTGTTTATTATGTGGTCATCTTGAAGATAAATCACTAAagactaaaatatataaaaaaaaaaaaaaaaaaaaaaataataataataataataataataataattgtaaattcCATTCCAGGGCCCGTGTACCTGTAGGTtcacaaattattttttattgtacactaaaacattgactttgtgcGGTTGTTTTTAAAGATAGTAAAGTGATATAAAACACCACCATGACGTTTGCTACAATGTTTTATTAGATTTCTCTTTTATTCAGGACATATATAAACTAGCACACTGAGAGGACACTGAGACAGCTACAAAATTTTGGTTCATTTGCATCTGTCCATGTGTATCAAGAGGTGTCAAACAAGACTGAGATCCAAACCCCTGAATACTGAGTACGTAAACACGCGACTGTCTGTACAATTACTTCATTAAAGGTAGGTCACAGAATAGTCCGTTTTGTTCAGGGCTCCCATTTGAAGGCATTAAATAACTTAATTAAATAAGATCAAACAGAACACATTGTCAATCTGGTATGAGTCCTGAGAGGATTTTTGGTAAATTACATGACAATCAtgatgtgtgtgtactgtaggTGGTAGTTGAGCTTTAGGAGTGAAGATGATAAAAACAGCACttaataatgacatttttagTGATAATAAGAAATCAATCACATTTGTAGCCTGTGTGAGCGAAGGCCCTATCTTAAGCAGACATAATGTATTTCCTTATTGCTCTATATATTGTCATTCAATTGTCACATTTCTATGGATTACTTTAAATAACCTATTGATTGGCATGAGAGGAATCAATGGGAAcagatgataaaataaataaaataaactaataaatcaCAGTTAGGGTTgcaaaatattcagttttgcattttttatcGTCAGACATGGTACAGAGGCAATGTTATGCAATGCAGTAGTATTGTCTTCCATCTAACAGTACCAAATACCTTAAATCTGAATatattttagtcctgctttcctCAATGTctgcagattttattttaatgtatttcagaCAAGTGCAACTCCAGAACCATGTGTCTGTTCTTAAATTAAGAGTTAAAAACCTTACCAAGAGGACATGACCACATTACCCATTTTAAAGTTATAGCAATTCAGCAGTTGTGGATACTAACGCAAATAGTGCACgttccataaataaacaaataaataaataaatacataaataaataaataattaaatataatataaataaatatgtgaacaaaaatatgtttgtttttacagcaaATGGCCTTTTCGTGGTTTTCTGTTACCACACAGTTCCTTCGCTCATGTCTGACGATGGCTGGGAGAGCTGGTTTGTGTAGCCGTTGTCGAGGGATACAGAGGTGTAGGGGGTGCTTGGTCCACACATGTCACTGGACATACTGTGCATGGAGCCTGGTCCGTTTGGCTCGGGGCTGGGTGAGTCCGTGGGGTGGCGGTCCGAGTAACACTGTACGTCTGGGGGGCAGTGGTGTGCGGGGTGATGGGGGTGGTCTATTGCACCTAAAGGCGTTCCTGCCGGCACAGAGGATGGAACAAAACCCAAATCTGATGGAGTCTGAGCCTGTGTGGGTGGAGGTCCTTGGAAATATTCATAATTTCCTCCTGCGCTGTAGTATTCACCTGGATAATCTGTCATAAAAAGAgacatatattttcattatagAAATCACAATGTTATCTTTTTGATATCATTACAAGACCATTATCTACATATCGTGTCCACACAGTTTAACATTAGTCACCTCCATAATAAGCGAAGTGTCCGAGCTCCCCGGGCTCCAGTCTCTCCCCCAGAGCCCTCATCCTGCGTGAGCCTCTGAAGAAGACGTGTCTGCGGGCGCTCAGGGCACTCAGCTGCTTCATACGGCGCTCCTTAGACCTGCGGTTCTGGAACCACAcctgcatacacacacagcacacaccagTGTGTTTATGTAACACTTTGTTTCAGAGTAACAAATAGCAGATTTCATGTGGCAGTAGAGCTCCAGTccattttattaaatttatttatttcatagaAATGGCCTTTccacttgtgtttgttttggctctagtttattttaaaattcttaATGATAAATGTTATACatgtaaatgttaaatattatgCACAGcctttggttaaaaaaaaagtcttttcatttttacaaatgaaataaataagcgaattcatgaataaaaacagttacataaataaacacacatttcGTTTACTTGATACTTCAAACTGTTGGTTTTGTGTTGTGGTTTGATGGCGCATAAAGCCAAATATTGTGAGAGTGCGCAAACAAAAACTTGAGTTAACTGTTGTGATGTTCTAATCAGACACGACCTTTATCATTTTATGGTTTCATTCTTATTGTTGATCCCTCCACAGTATGATTATCTGTGACAGCCTAAAGCCCCGGGCCTGGCTGTACCTGTATGACTCTCATGTTGAGGCCCGTCTCTCTGGACAGCTGCTCTCGGATGTGTCTGGTGGGCTTCGGTGTGGCGGCGAAAGCTGCTTTCAGCGTCTCCAGCTGCTTCGCTTTGATGGTCGTCCGAGGGCCGCGTCTTTTCCCGGAGGCGCTCTGCTCGTCGTTCTCGTTGTTGCACACGTCCTTATCTGATAAATGTCCCGTCTCCGAGTCCTTGCCGTCGTCCTGCGGGTCCTGCGAGTCTGGAGATAAACTTGGGTCGCTGCACGTCGTCACTATCGCGGGAATAGACAAATAGTGGCGTATGTTGAAATagataaacttttaaaataaaatgagcagGCCTGGGCTATCCTCCAGGTTTATTAGCTGTGCGTGGTcttacaaaataacaaatacaagTCTAAGGAGCCGACTCTAGTTTAAAGAGAAAACATTTATCAAATGCTCCAAAAATAAATCGTCTTAAATGCAGACCAAATTTCCcgttaaatattatataaaataataacagaaTATGCCATATATAATATACTAGGAAATATATaaggaataataatataaaaaaaaaaaaaatagtgccAATCCAGCACACAGGCCCACCATGTGTAAATCACGGGTAATACCTGAGAGGAGGATAGTGTCTTTGCCGTTGCTGTTGACGTAGTCCTCTTTACAGACGAACTTGAACTCATCCAGGACGTAGAGCTCCTCACCGGTGGACAGCTGTCTGTTGCACATGACACAGGTGAAGCAGTTCAGGTGGAACACTTTACTCTTGGCTCTGCGCACCAGGTCGCTTGGTAAGATGCCCTGCGCGCAGCCTCCGCATTTGGTCCCGAATCTCCTGTAGTTAGAGGAGACAAAAAGCTTTAGTCTCTGTGAATTAGACAGACAATAATATTGAATCTGAACCATCATTTTGTTgcttaattataaaacattgatGTATTATTGGCGTGCGTAATACTGTGCGTAAAGTATACCTAAGGAAAAATAAGACATGCTACAATTTAATATAAATCTACATTTTTTAACCATATGCTTTAGTTACAtaacttaaatatatttatgtatgcTATCCTTAAAGTGACAACAACACAGTGGAATTCACAATAGCTTTATTGCTGGCTATTGGCTAAAAAATTTATAGAGCAATTAAAAGTAACCATCCCCCCAAAACGTGCAGCCTGTAGTTTGAGCTTCTTTGGTCCTTACCTGAAGAAGTCATTTTTACAGTACAGTCTTCCCTCTCGTGAGAAACACTTCTCAGAAAGACTGCATTTACATTCGCAGCACTGGACGCACTTAACGTGCCACGGTCTGTCCAAAACTTTGAGAAGAAATCTGTCCACAATGGGCTTCTCGCAGCTGGCACAATGCAGCATGATGCACGGCCCCGTGTGTACAATACGGGCCTGTTATTTTCTGTGGCTTTGGCCCGGATGGATGGAGCTCCACACTCAAAGTGTTCCACTGTATCCAGTTGTACGCGCGCTGGATAATCTCAGCTGGAAACAAAACATATACTGCTGTGCTCCACGGCAACAATCCTCGTCTGAACAGCAGCCTAGGCGCTAACAGAAATATGCTGGCAGCCTTTTGGTGGGAAATTATAACGAGATAAAGCCCGCAGCTCCATCACCGAGATCCGTATGGAGGCGTGGAGAAAACAGAGGGACCATGAGACCCCGTGCACAAAGTCGCGTGGAAAATCCTGACTGGTTCCAAAACGAAATGTTTTCTGTAGAAAACGAAGCTGGCGCGCTCAGGTTCGTATTTCGTGTGCCATTTGGTCCGGTGGGCTCTGAGAGTGAAAACAGCGCGCACTCTAATGAGCTTCACCTCTGAAAGCGCAGCCCATTGGTTATTAACACTGGCCATGACGTCACAAACAGGGAGACCTATGGGCACGAGCTCATTTTTACCGGAGCGCGGTGGGAAAGTGTACCCCATAATCGTCATTTAAATgataacattttatatattttacactcTAACTTGCACTCAGAGAACTCCATTCAATGAGGAGAAATTAACCTATTTTATAtgagcatttttaaaaagtgtctcaaaaataaaaaggcTAAGTATGAGTTGGTTTTATTATTGGAATCGCATAAATGCTGTTCAGGACATTATTATATCATATtggtcatgtttttttcttttctttttctttttttttaagagtttgCTGGTGAATaacaatctaatacagtacaATGAAATCGGCCTACAATAATGAAGAGGATTCACTTACAAACGCGGAATCTACAGTGTATCCAATTCCTAGCCTATTCCTAGCCTATCCTagaataaaaatgtccaaatcttATCATCATTATTGACTTGAATATGTCACGGTCTGTAGCTTGACTCCATCTAATAAAGCCAATAACCCACATTCAGACTATCAATGGAGGAGTTGTGaatggagggagcagagggggcCGTGATTGTCTGTGCGCTCTGTATGACTCGTGTGTAAAGCGTCTCCTCGTGGGTTTGCCTTTCTACATGAGAGGTGTTGATTAGCACAGTGGCCCGGCGCGCGGCCCCCAGCAGCACCCCGACACACAAGAGCTCTCCGCAGTGCAGTGGAGGAGTCTGGCACGCACCGCACTGTTTgttttggaaagaaaaaaaagcaagtgATTAGTGTTTGTTAATTGCAGCTAATTGGCCCTAACAAGATGAACAAGCTACCCACTGGGACTATTCATACATACAATTTgtgcaaaacaaaattaattacTAGATGCTAATTATTGTCAATTAAAGCTGAttagagaggaggatgagaaagTTTTAGGCTGAAAATACCTGGCATCTTACAGCAGACTGAATAGCTGGCATGTCTTCACACGAACTAATCTGTTTATGTTGTTCAAATGAATTCAGAGGCATCAGAGGAGGCCAAGTCTTCAAACTGCCTCACTGCTGTTCAAAATCTACATTATCAATTACAGTGTTCCAAAGGACTGACAAACAGTGAGCAGTAACGTGACATAATGCCAATCTGTGAAAAGTAATgctcttttattgtatttttaaactcactAACAACTCTCTTATGGCTTTCCACACTCGCCATGTCTGACTGAACTTTGACAGTTTAATAATAAAGTCAAATGGATTCTGCAGCTATACAAAACACTTCTTGTTGTTTTAATGCAGATACACTATGCATGcaatattattatgtttttaaatgtacacaAAACTATTTTTTGAGGTACCAGTACAGAACAATACCTGATTTTCAGTACCAGCTCTTGAATgatagttttttgttgtttttttctttccgtTACCAATCAAATCATGatctagaaagaaaaaaaaaaaaaaaactacaatgtTAATTCCAAAAAAtccattaaatattattgtactgtattttaactttttattgtactctctcaacaaaaaaaaatattccagTTACGGTACCAGTTTTTGGTTCCAATGCATTTGTTGCTGTTTTCTCTGTCCCAGTACTACCCAAACCTTTGTATTCAGTACCGTGACGGACAAAAAGACTTCCTTATTATCAGACTTTACTTAACAACATTTGAAACAACCAGCCCTTCTTCATGTGAACATTTGCAGCTGAGTGCAGTGAGGGTGAGGTTTAATCCATATTGACCACTTCTTTACCAAACTGCCAGTCCTTATCTCTCGAAcctcccacacacagacaccgtGAACTGGACAAAGTCTTACAGAAAGTCTACTGTGAGTAATAAAACAGTAATCAATCTCAGTGATTAAAAGGCTATATATTTGAATAGGGAACACTATTAAAAATCACTTAGGGTTAGTTAAAGTTACACGAGTCCCCTAGCTTG from Periophthalmus magnuspinnatus isolate fPerMag1 chromosome 14, fPerMag1.2.pri, whole genome shotgun sequence encodes the following:
- the LOC117381775 gene encoding LIM/homeobox protein Lhx1-like produces the protein MLHCASCEKPIVDRFLLKVLDRPWHVKCVQCCECKCSLSEKCFSREGRLYCKNDFFRRFGTKCGGCAQGILPSDLVRRAKSKVFHLNCFTCVMCNRQLSTGEELYVLDEFKFVCKEDYVNSNGKDTILLSVTTCSDPSLSPDSQDPQDDGKDSETGHLSDKDVCNNENDEQSASGKRRGPRTTIKAKQLETLKAAFAATPKPTRHIREQLSRETGLNMRVIQVWFQNRRSKERRMKQLSALSARRHVFFRGSRRMRALGERLEPGELGHFAYYGDYPGEYYSAGGNYEYFQGPPPTQAQTPSDLGFVPSSVPAGTPLGAIDHPHHPAHHCPPDVQCYSDRHPTDSPSPEPNGPGSMHSMSSDMCGPSTPYTSVSLDNGYTNQLSQPSSDMSEGTVW